The Vidua chalybeata isolate OUT-0048 chromosome 6, bVidCha1 merged haplotype, whole genome shotgun sequence genome has a segment encoding these proteins:
- the TPCN2 gene encoding two pore channel protein 2 yields MEAGAEEEPLLPPRRWRAGRGLWRERGGARSAGEDGAGADNDLYINQAIVFIEDAIQYRSINHRVDSKSLWLYRWYYSRTCQWILSLTITVILALAFIEEPSSLTVTSDVRYRLPSWNPPCGFTESMELLCFLVFVVDVSVKSYLIGWKEFWKNKWLMAYILTLIVSLADWIVSLSFFCKESVRIRRILRPFFLLQNSSMMKKTLKSINSTLPEMMSVLLLLAVHLSLFTMFAMLLFARTKDNQQDKEWVVYFRNLPDSLTSLLVLLTTANNPDVMIPAYSKNRAYSIFFILFTVLGNLFLMNLLTAIIYNQFRGYLLKSVQSSLLRRRLGIRAAFEVLSSLKETPASAQQSCVSVGALLQVLQKAEMDSRCKQAIMRSLKMCSCDQLSAAQFQKLFEELDKDAIKQHPPSPEYQSHFMQKMQFAFGHPYFGYLGNVIALANIISICVVLVMDADKQPSERDDFFLGAINCFFILYYLLEMLLKILAMGLKRYLSYPSNRFDGLLTVILLILEIATFAVYGFPHPGWRPEFMGLLSLWDMVRLVNMLIVFRFLRIIPNMKFMALVVTTLLDLVKNLRAFAGILVVVFYAFAITGIMLFKGAVVPLGNTSAVNTTHDNGTLQCGTYEQLEYWPNNFDDFAAAVVTLWDVMVVNNWQVFLDAFSRYSSPWAKIYFVAWWLISSVIWVNLFVALLLENFIHKWDRRCQRESLSDIEYQRTVELMFRDVLEEPTEEELMEKLHQHPHLHLCR; encoded by the exons TACCGATCTATAAATCACCGTGTGGACTCCAAATCCCTGTGGCTTTATCGATGGTACTATTCCAGGACTTGCCAGTG GATTTTGAGCTTAACCATTACTGTAATCTTGGCTTTGGCCTTCATTGAAGAGCCTTCCTCACTCACTGTCACGTCGGATGTGCGGTACCgccttcccagctggaatccTCCCTGTGGCTTCACGGAGAgcatggagctgctctgcttcctggTGTTTGTGGTTGACGTGTCTGTGAAG AGTTACTTAATTGGATGGAAagaattttggaaaaataaatggctaATGGCATATATACTAACATTAATTGTTTCCCTTGCTGATTGGATTGTGTCACTGAGTTTTTTCTGCAAAGAG AGTGTGAGAATAAGAAGAATCCTTCGCCCGTTCTTTCTCCTCCAGAATTCTTCTATGATGAAGAAAACGTTAAAAAGTATCAACAGCACATTGCCTGAAATGATGAG TGTTCTTCTACTACTGGCTGTTCACCTGTCTCTCTTCACCATGTTTGCCATGCTGCTCTTTGCTCGAACAAAG GATAACCAGCAGGATAAGGAGTGGGTGGTGTATTTCCGGAACCTGCCGGATTCCCTGACGTCACTGCTGGTCCTGCTGACTACTGCAAATAATCCTGATG TGATGATACCTGCATATTCTAAGAATCGAGCATATTCAATCTTCTTCATTCTCTTCACTGTATTAG GCAACTTGTTTTTGATGAATTTGCTCACAGCAATAATATACAACCAGTTTCGAGGGTATCTTCTG AAATCAGTTCAGTCCTCCCTCCTCAGGAGGCGGCTGGGAATCCGGGCTGCGTTTGAGGTGCTGTCTTCCCTGAAAGAGACTCCTGCTAGTGCTCAACA gTCCTGTGTCAGTGTTGGGGCCTTACTACAGGTGCTGCAGAAAGCTGAGATGGATTCTCGCTGCAAGCAAGCCATCATGAGA TCACTCAAAATGTGCTCCTGTGACCAGCTGTCAGCTGCCCAATTCCAGAAACTCTTTGAAGAACTAGACAAAGATGCCATTAAGCAA CACCCTCCCAGTCCAGAGTACCAATCCcattttatgcagaaaatgcagtttgcCTTTGGCCATCCCTACTTTGGCTACTTGGGGAATGTGATAGCCCTGGCAAACATTATTTCTATTTGT gTGGTTTTGGTGATGGATGCAGATAAGCAGCCATCTGAAAGAGATGACTTCTTCCTGGGG GCTATCAACTGCTTCTTCATCCTGTACTATCTGCTGGAAATGTTGCTGAAAATCTTAGCAATGGGCTTGAAAAGATACTTGTCATACCCAAGCAATAGATTTGATGGACTTCTGACTGTAATTTTGCTG ATTCTGGAGATTGCAACTTTTGCTGTGTATGGATTTCCTCACCCTGGCTG GAGGCCCGAGTTCATGGGCTTGTTGTCCCTGTGGGATATGGTGCGGCTGGTGAACATGTTAATTGTCTTCAGGTTCCTGCGGATTATCCCCAACATGAAG TTCATGGCTTTGGTTGTTACTACGCTGCTGGATCTGGTGAAAAACTTAAGAGCCTTTGCAGGAATCCTTGTG GTGGTTTTCTATGCATTTGCTATAACTGGCATAATGCTATTTAAGGGTGCTGTTGTTCCCTTGGGAAATACCAG TGCTGTCAACACCACACATGACAATGGCACTCTGCAGTGTGGGACCTATGAACAGCTGGAATATTGGCCCAACAACTTTGATGACTTTGCT GCAGCAGTGGTGACCCTCTGGGATGTGATGGTGGTGAACAACTGGCAAGTCTTTTTGGATGCATTTTCAAGATATTCAAGTCC GTGGGCAAAGATATATTTTGTAGCCTGGTGGTTGATCTCCTCTGTCATCTGGGTTAATCTCTTCGTGGCTTTACTTCTGGAG AACTTTATTCACAAGTGGGACCGACGCTGCCAGCGAGAGTCTCTTTCAGATATTGAATACCAGAGGACAGTTGAACTCATGTTCAG AGATGTTTTGGAAGAACCTACAGAGGAGGAGTTGATGGAAAAACTGCACCAGCACCCACACCTGCACTTATGTAGGTGA